The Pochonia chlamydosporia 170 chromosome Unknown PCv3seq00049, whole genome shotgun sequence genome has a window encoding:
- a CDS encoding ATP-dependent DNA helicase PIF1 (similar to Metarhizium robertsii ARSEF 23 XP_007826537.2) gives MATSSSLPSLQGSTIVVRPYIDSQPTRCCTKCRKDFPETSAYFKAFKKGGFAATCVDCTARYSAAKKAKEQSAQGFVSTETRGRKRRVLGDTDPNVQRKAPRLAPKVPARWDMASQHTKEQMRSKAARERQNRYRRNNYFTPVPTHSAGMDLPAFSSIPFPSRTPTPPTPPPAPREAPISDTDWTNITTFHEYLSKQEMETCARCQERWFQMGLLHGVCGACLKRDRNLQAGEPFLFSKGNNMDPGVVPDCLRDLTQMEEMVIAKAHCHMIMKRVRGHQYHYTGQNNVTFIDALPSRPQHVDIVLLLQERFSRSSRLR, from the exons ATGGCGACCTCTAGCTCGCTACCTTCTCTGCAAGGATCTACTATCGTAGTCCGCCCCTACATCGATTCCCAGCCAACGAGGTGCTGTACCAAATGCCGCAAGGACTTCCCCGAGACGTCCGCGTATTTCAAAGCGTTTAAAAAAGGAGGGTTTGCTGCTACGTGTGTTGATTGCACGGCTAGATATTCTGCTGCGAAAAAGGCCAAAGAACAAAGTGCACAAGGGTTCGTCTCTACAGAAACTCGTGGCCGAAAGAGAAGAGTCCTGGGAGATACGGATCCAAATGTGCAGCGGAAAGCGCCTAGGCTTGCACCAAAAGTGCCTGCACGATGGGATATGGCTTCGCAACACACGAAGGAACAGATGAGATCGAAGGCTGCTAGAGAACGACAGAATCGCTATCGACGAAACAACTACTTCACACCTGTGCCAACCCACTCCGCTGGAATGGACCTTCCAGCGTTCTCATCCATTCCATTCCCCTCTCGAACGCCAACACCTCCTACGCCGCCTCCTGCTCCACGCGAAGCTCCTATATCAGACACGGATTGGACGAATATTACTACGTTCCATGAGTATCTCAGCAAGCAAGAGATGGAGACATGTGCTCGTTGCCAGGAACGTTGGTTTCAGATGGGGTTATTAcatggtgtttgtggtgCTTGTTTGAAACGGGACAGGAATTTACAAGCGGGAGAGCCCTTCCTGTTCAGCAAGGGTAATAATATGGATCCTGGGGTGGTTCCTGACTGTTTGCGGGACTTGACGCAGATGGAAGAGATGGTGATTGCCAAGGCGCATTGCCACATGATTATGAAGCGTGTCCGGGGTCACCAATATCACTACACCGGGCAGAATAATGTGACGTTTATCGATGCTCTTCCCTCTCGCCCTCAGCATGTCGATATCGTACTCTTAC TTCAGGAACGATTTTCGCGTTCGTCGAGGCTACGTTGA